In Paenibacillus sonchi, a single genomic region encodes these proteins:
- a CDS encoding exonuclease domain-containing protein: protein MKEPNKGGGFWNNLRQGGMPSAIASIRGGETAQQTAQQMAFIRSLMREKRRPEVLHTPLSELETVIFDLETTGFSHQHGDEILSFGAVKVVGEEIKEEEYFYTLVNCQTSIPEDITKLTGISEEMTSAAPSLIDCLHNFMSFVGQQVLVAHGSNHDKSFLNAALWKTSKVQLTHRVLDTMMLARWLEPHRSNYTLDELLAVHGIPIQGRHNALEDARMTAQLWVHYLREISKKKQVDTLGDLYAYLSRA from the coding sequence ATGAAGGAGCCGAACAAAGGCGGGGGATTCTGGAACAATCTGAGGCAGGGCGGAATGCCGTCCGCCATCGCGTCCATCCGGGGCGGGGAAACGGCACAGCAAACGGCGCAGCAGATGGCCTTTATCCGGTCGCTAATGCGCGAGAAGCGGCGCCCTGAAGTACTGCATACTCCGCTCTCGGAGCTGGAGACGGTTATCTTTGATTTGGAAACGACGGGCTTTTCCCATCAGCACGGCGACGAGATTCTGTCTTTTGGCGCTGTCAAGGTCGTCGGAGAAGAAATTAAGGAAGAGGAATACTTTTATACCCTTGTAAACTGTCAAACCTCAATTCCGGAGGACATTACGAAGCTAACGGGGATATCAGAAGAAATGACGTCGGCGGCACCTTCGCTGATCGACTGCCTGCATAATTTCATGTCATTTGTGGGACAGCAGGTACTGGTGGCGCATGGAAGCAATCATGATAAATCCTTTCTGAATGCCGCCCTGTGGAAGACCTCCAAGGTTCAGCTCACCCACCGGGTGCTCGATACCATGATGCTGGCCCGCTGGCTCGAGCCGCACCGGAGCAATTACACACTTGATGAGCTGCTGGCCGTACATGGAATCCCGATTCAAGGCAGGCACAATGCGCTGGAGGATGCCAGGATGACGGCACAGTTATGGGTGCATTATCTGCGGGAGATTTCCAAGAAAAAGCAGGTGGATACCCTGGGTGACCTGTACGCTTATCTCAGCAGAGCGTAA
- a CDS encoding quinone-dependent dihydroorotate dehydrogenase gives MLYRHLGKPIFFKMDPEKAHHLVIGGLNKSDLLPGGSAAMRLMYGVPETADLAVDLFGLHFPTPVGLAAGLDKNAEAVGGFSSIGFGFMEVGTVTPKGQPGNDSPRLFRLLPDEALINRMGFNNKGAEAMAERLKAIKKRRIPVAVNIGRNKTTPNESAHEDYRQCIRTLYPYGDFFVVNISSPNTPDLRSLQHGSELSNLLAQVKEEMELQHQQSGAAKSLLVKIAPDVSDGELEYMVHTIAEAGMDGVIATNTTLSREGLRSDKAGETGGLSGKPLRDRSTEIISRIYRQTGGKLPIIGSGGIFTGQDAYDKIRAGASLVEIYTALIYEGPEVNRKVHAGLRKLLRRDGFSHILEAVGADHH, from the coding sequence GTGCTGTATAGACATTTAGGCAAACCTATTTTCTTTAAAATGGATCCGGAGAAAGCGCACCATCTCGTCATAGGCGGACTGAACAAATCAGATCTGTTGCCTGGCGGGAGTGCGGCGATGCGGCTGATGTACGGCGTTCCCGAAACAGCCGACCTTGCGGTGGATCTGTTCGGCCTGCATTTCCCGACTCCGGTGGGACTTGCGGCAGGACTCGATAAGAACGCTGAAGCGGTGGGCGGGTTCTCTTCCATCGGCTTTGGATTTATGGAAGTGGGCACTGTGACGCCGAAGGGCCAGCCGGGCAATGACAGCCCGCGGTTGTTCCGGCTGCTGCCGGACGAAGCGCTGATCAACCGGATGGGCTTCAATAATAAAGGCGCCGAAGCAATGGCGGAGCGGCTGAAGGCCATTAAGAAACGCAGAATTCCGGTGGCTGTGAACATCGGCCGCAACAAAACGACGCCTAATGAATCTGCACATGAGGATTACCGCCAGTGTATCCGTACGCTTTATCCGTACGGTGATTTTTTTGTGGTCAATATCAGCTCGCCGAATACGCCGGATCTGCGCAGTCTTCAGCACGGCAGCGAGCTGTCGAACCTTCTGGCGCAGGTCAAGGAGGAAATGGAGCTTCAGCATCAACAGAGCGGCGCTGCCAAAAGCCTGCTGGTCAAAATCGCGCCTGACGTCAGCGACGGTGAACTGGAATACATGGTACATACGATCGCTGAGGCCGGAATGGATGGTGTGATCGCGACCAACACCACACTCAGCCGTGAAGGGCTGCGGAGTGACAAGGCAGGAGAGACGGGCGGCCTCAGCGGCAAACCGCTGCGCGACCGTTCGACGGAAATCATCAGCAGAATCTACCGCCAGACGGGCGGCAAGCTGCCGATTATCGGTTCAGGCGGTATTTTTACCGGCCAGGACGCATATGACAAGATCCGGGCAGGCGCGAGTCTGGTCGAAATCTATACAGCTCTCATCTATGAAGGACCAGAGGTTAACCGCAAAGTGCATGCCGGATTACGGAAGCTGCTGCGGCGGGACGGATTCTCTCATATCCTAGAAGCGGTGGGCGCTGATCATCACTGA
- a CDS encoding Mov34/MPN/PAD-1 family protein: protein MKREGEQMTAFQGNLQPIKLNASVQQALGKHMLTCYPHEACGVLLGAAAAGGMHIDRYLPMRNVAPDPLHAFVPDPQEWVAALYLKPAPVGIFHSHPHTAPWPSSADIRGLSSLGAEFQVYLIGSPGLSSSAPD from the coding sequence ATGAAGAGAGAGGGTGAACAAATGACAGCATTCCAGGGAAACCTCCAGCCGATTAAGCTGAACGCCTCCGTGCAGCAGGCGCTGGGGAAGCACATGCTGACCTGTTATCCGCATGAAGCATGCGGAGTCCTGCTGGGCGCTGCCGCAGCGGGCGGCATGCACATCGACAGGTATCTGCCGATGCGCAACGTAGCGCCTGACCCGCTGCACGCTTTTGTCCCTGACCCGCAGGAATGGGTTGCCGCTCTTTATCTAAAGCCTGCGCCAGTTGGAATATTCCATTCCCATCCGCATACAGCCCCTTGGCCTTCCAGCGCGGATATCCGGGGCTTGTCTTCGCTCGGCGCCGAATTCCAGGTCTATCTGATCGGTTCTCCAGGGCTCAGCAGCAGCGCCCCCGATTGA
- a CDS encoding pseudouridine synthase: MSATGNSSKKQRIDKVLSHMGIGSRSDIRKQAKQGLIRVNGTVIKDSGFHVDPYADTIEVSGEPVVYREYIYLMMNKPPGVLSATEDKRDRTVLDLLKPEYAQFGPFPVGRLDKDTVGLLLLTNDGQLAHELLSPRKHVPKTYEATVEGEVDAADVAAFAAGVELEDGYVTLPAQLTILGRERGSKTLSQISLTITEGKFHQVKRMFLAVGKKVVFLKRVSMGALKLDERLAPGACRELTAEELRVLGGGEAEA, from the coding sequence ATGAGTGCAACCGGAAATTCTTCCAAAAAACAACGGATCGATAAAGTGCTGTCCCACATGGGGATAGGCTCGCGCAGCGATATCCGCAAACAGGCCAAGCAAGGGCTGATTAGGGTGAACGGCACCGTAATCAAAGACAGCGGCTTCCACGTTGATCCCTATGCCGACACAATCGAGGTTAGCGGCGAGCCGGTGGTCTATCGTGAATATATCTACCTGATGATGAATAAGCCGCCGGGCGTACTGTCTGCTACAGAAGACAAGCGGGACCGTACGGTGTTGGACCTGCTCAAGCCGGAATACGCGCAGTTCGGGCCGTTTCCGGTCGGAAGGCTGGATAAGGATACGGTGGGTTTACTGCTGCTGACCAATGACGGACAGCTGGCCCATGAGCTGCTCTCGCCCCGCAAGCATGTACCGAAAACGTATGAGGCTACGGTTGAGGGCGAGGTGGATGCTGCAGATGTGGCCGCTTTTGCCGCCGGGGTTGAGCTGGAGGATGGGTATGTGACATTGCCTGCACAGCTCACCATCTTGGGCAGGGAACGCGGAAGCAAGACCCTGTCGCAGATTTCACTGACCATTACCGAAGGAAAATTCCATCAGGTAAAGCGGATGTTTTTGGCGGTAGGCAAAAAAGTAGTCTTCCTGAAAAGAGTCTCCATGGGCGCGCTGAAGCTGGATGAGCGTCTGGCTCCCGGGGCCTGCCGGGAACTGACGGCCGAAGAGCTAAGGGTGCTTGGCGGGGGGGAAGCTGAAGCTTAA
- a CDS encoding Cof-type HAD-IIB family hydrolase, whose protein sequence is MKYKLIALDVDGTLLNDDHKLSPENREAIAEVTRQGGLIVLCTGRSPQNSIPFMEEMGLAGYVLGHNGAATVRVEDREVLHIYGLDARGLDPYIDYCRARDIHYDVNTAFDMYVDNVANLTQEATYMYEHFRITPASLPAWEDFREPVVKFTVFTKADILDEAQREWSTWTQQYNIVRSGEFFVDFMHPEASKGNALKNLASQLGIAQEEVLAIGNYYNDISMLTYAGLGIAMDNSPLEVKAAADAVTGSNNDHGVRDALVKYCLS, encoded by the coding sequence ATGAAATACAAACTGATTGCACTGGATGTGGATGGGACGCTCCTGAATGACGACCACAAGCTAAGCCCGGAAAACAGGGAGGCTATTGCTGAGGTGACCCGGCAGGGCGGGCTAATCGTCTTGTGTACAGGACGCAGCCCGCAGAATTCGATTCCTTTCATGGAGGAGATGGGGCTGGCCGGATATGTGCTGGGACACAATGGAGCGGCTACAGTTCGGGTAGAGGACCGCGAGGTGCTGCATATCTACGGGCTGGACGCCCGCGGACTGGACCCTTATATTGATTATTGCCGTGCGCGTGATATTCATTATGATGTGAATACTGCTTTTGACATGTATGTGGACAATGTGGCCAACCTGACCCAGGAAGCGACGTATATGTATGAGCATTTCCGGATTACGCCTGCATCGCTCCCGGCCTGGGAGGATTTCCGCGAACCGGTTGTCAAATTTACGGTATTTACTAAAGCGGATATTCTGGACGAAGCCCAGCGCGAATGGAGCACCTGGACGCAGCAATATAATATTGTGCGCAGCGGGGAATTTTTCGTTGATTTCATGCATCCTGAAGCTTCCAAAGGCAACGCGCTGAAGAATCTGGCTTCCCAGCTGGGGATTGCGCAAGAAGAGGTTCTGGCCATTGGGAATTATTATAATGATATATCCATGCTGACCTACGCCGGTCTTGGCATTGCCATGGACAACTCCCCCCTGGAGGTCAAGGCGGCAGCGGATGCGGTCACGGGCAGCAACAATGATCATGGCGTGCGCGACGCATTGGTGAAGTACTGCTTGTCTTGA
- a CDS encoding ferredoxin: MAKYTWVEKDTCIACGACGATAPDIFDYDDEGLAEVIYENDGNHGVTAIPDDLFDDLQDSADGCPTDSIKIADAPFNKEG, translated from the coding sequence ATGGCTAAATACACTTGGGTCGAAAAAGATACCTGCATCGCATGCGGTGCTTGTGGCGCAACGGCCCCTGATATTTTTGATTATGATGATGAAGGTTTGGCGGAAGTGATCTACGAAAACGACGGCAACCACGGGGTAACCGCGATTCCCGACGACTTGTTCGATGATCTGCAGGACTCTGCCGACGGATGTCCTACGGACTCCATCAAGATTGCAGACGCACCTTTTAACAAAGAAGGCTAA
- the cimA gene encoding citramalate synthase: MSKSISIFDTTLRDGTQGEGISLSADDKLKIAKKLDDLGVHYIEGGIPGSNNKDIEFFKRVKELHLHAKITAFGSTRRKNSTTEHDENLQRMIDAGVPAATLVGKSWDFHVHTALQTTLEENLAMIGESIAYLKRKGLEVIFDAEHFFDGYKNNPEYAAAVLGAAREAGADWLVMCDTNGGTLPNEIQEIVSGLALQLPGAPLGIHTHNDCELAVANTLSAISAGARQVQGTINGYGERCGNANLCSIIPTLQLKMGYHCIPGDSLPQLTNTAHYISEVANVNLPVNQPYVGNAAFAHKGGIHVSAILRDSRTYEHIAPELVGNKQRVLVSELAGQSNVLSKAQDMGLSLDPSSEQARKVIDKIKNLEHQGYQFEGADASLELLLREATGEMNELFTFESFKMLVEKTAGSPVVSEAFVKLKVGGDNLYTAAEGNGPVNALDNALRKALLTYFPQLKDMHLSDYKVRVLDEKDQTAAKVRVLIESKDYSDTWNTVGVSSNVIEASWEALVDSMRYALLGQISLENDTEVSSGPRGLVNH; this comes from the coding sequence ATGTCTAAGTCCATTTCCATCTTCGATACGACGTTGCGTGACGGCACCCAAGGTGAAGGCATCAGTCTGTCGGCAGATGACAAGCTGAAGATTGCCAAGAAACTCGATGATCTGGGTGTGCATTATATTGAAGGTGGCATCCCGGGGAGCAACAACAAGGACATTGAGTTTTTCAAAAGAGTCAAGGAATTGCATCTGCATGCCAAAATCACCGCATTCGGCAGCACCCGGCGCAAGAATTCCACCACCGAGCATGACGAGAACCTGCAGCGGATGATTGATGCCGGTGTTCCGGCGGCCACTCTGGTCGGGAAGTCATGGGACTTCCATGTTCACACCGCACTGCAGACTACCCTTGAAGAGAACCTTGCGATGATCGGTGAGTCCATTGCCTATCTGAAGCGCAAAGGCCTTGAGGTCATCTTTGATGCAGAGCACTTTTTCGACGGTTATAAGAACAATCCCGAATATGCTGCTGCCGTCCTGGGAGCGGCCCGTGAAGCCGGCGCGGATTGGCTGGTCATGTGCGATACGAACGGCGGAACTCTTCCGAATGAAATTCAGGAGATTGTATCCGGCTTAGCTCTTCAGCTGCCTGGAGCCCCGCTCGGCATTCATACCCACAACGACTGCGAGCTCGCGGTCGCGAATACACTCAGTGCCATCAGCGCAGGTGCGCGGCAGGTACAGGGCACGATCAACGGCTACGGTGAACGCTGCGGAAATGCCAACCTGTGCTCCATTATCCCTACCCTGCAGCTCAAAATGGGGTATCACTGCATTCCCGGCGATTCTTTGCCTCAGCTAACCAATACCGCCCACTATATCAGCGAAGTGGCCAACGTGAACCTGCCGGTCAATCAGCCTTATGTAGGCAATGCCGCCTTTGCGCATAAAGGCGGCATCCACGTGTCGGCCATTTTGCGTGATTCCCGTACCTATGAGCATATCGCTCCCGAGCTTGTGGGCAACAAGCAGCGGGTGCTGGTCTCCGAGCTGGCGGGCCAGAGCAATGTCCTGTCCAAAGCACAGGATATGGGCTTAAGCCTCGACCCAAGCAGCGAGCAGGCCCGCAAGGTGATCGACAAAATCAAAAATCTGGAGCATCAGGGCTATCAGTTCGAAGGTGCGGATGCCTCTTTGGAACTGCTCCTGCGCGAAGCCACCGGCGAGATGAATGAGCTGTTCACCTTTGAATCGTTCAAGATGCTTGTGGAAAAGACCGCCGGCAGCCCCGTTGTCTCCGAAGCCTTTGTCAAACTGAAAGTCGGCGGAGATAATCTCTATACCGCTGCCGAAGGCAACGGGCCGGTCAATGCGCTGGATAATGCGCTCCGCAAAGCGCTGCTGACTTACTTCCCGCAATTGAAAGACATGCATCTCTCCGACTACAAGGTGCGGGTGCTTGACGAGAAGGATCAGACCGCCGCGAAGGTTCGCGTATTGATCGAATCCAAGGACTACAGCGACACCTGGAACACAGTCGGGGTATCCAGCAATGTGATTGAAGCAAGCTGGGAGGCACTGGTGGACAGTATGCGCTATGCCCTTCTCGGTCAGATTTCGCTGGAGAATGACACGGAAGTAAGCAGCGGGCCCAGAGGACTCGTGAATCACTAA
- a CDS encoding L,D-transpeptidase: MKNSQHLKAYVQMHPDNKMAWYLLGKEYYKNGQHGKANYCFNQAGEVYEAFEHSKVPAEMLREYEEGLIRENRQRHESRLRLRRGLLVLLLLLLMLIPSAVAPGVNLDEAGVSVPEAAAGDPEEPVAAKPAEEEASPVPAVLAFTAAGEDAASAGQALAATLKNREAPSKTAVLAMKKSGRWLIWKKNLPLAAVIEKSANGKVVYQSYDPAACACEPPEAGGLKKQAQIWQERQEELAALWSAIRSYNSSKGKPPESLKELTRPFPGNIMGETTPLMKQEFAALRAASALQPLQASPQPSPAVTTEGKAAGNGNVEDTANRSKGQPPFFSSPLAIIVDKQNHRLAVTSGNIILRNYAVGLGGEKTPEGEFVISDKVVHPNGHDNGEFGSRGMQLSDTNYAIHGTNEPDSIGKDESLGCIRMKREDVEELFAMVPMGTKVQISKGVLPDELLLPDERYPSGTPLDQTNPNKVYHWLN, encoded by the coding sequence ATGAAAAACTCGCAGCATCTCAAAGCCTATGTTCAAATGCATCCCGATAACAAGATGGCATGGTACTTGCTTGGTAAGGAATATTATAAGAACGGACAGCATGGAAAGGCAAATTACTGCTTCAACCAGGCAGGCGAAGTGTATGAAGCTTTTGAGCACAGCAAGGTCCCGGCGGAAATGCTCCGGGAATATGAGGAAGGGCTGATCAGGGAAAACCGGCAGCGTCATGAATCCAGGCTGAGGCTGCGCCGGGGATTGCTGGTGCTGCTCCTCCTGCTGCTGATGCTGATCCCGTCGGCAGTAGCCCCTGGCGTGAATTTAGACGAAGCCGGGGTGTCAGTCCCGGAAGCTGCAGCCGGGGATCCAGAAGAGCCGGTGGCAGCTAAACCCGCTGAGGAAGAGGCATCTCCGGTCCCGGCTGTCTTGGCGTTTACGGCGGCTGGTGAAGATGCAGCTTCAGCGGGCCAGGCATTGGCCGCAACCCTGAAGAACCGGGAGGCGCCTTCCAAAACCGCTGTGCTGGCCATGAAAAAGTCAGGGCGCTGGCTGATCTGGAAGAAGAACCTGCCGCTTGCGGCTGTAATCGAGAAGAGCGCTAATGGGAAGGTTGTCTACCAGTCTTACGATCCGGCTGCCTGCGCCTGCGAACCTCCGGAAGCCGGCGGGCTGAAGAAGCAGGCGCAGATATGGCAGGAGAGGCAGGAAGAGCTGGCAGCTCTATGGAGTGCTATACGTTCCTACAACAGCAGCAAGGGAAAGCCGCCTGAATCGCTGAAGGAGCTGACCCGGCCTTTTCCGGGGAATATTATGGGGGAAACGACCCCGCTCATGAAGCAGGAGTTCGCCGCTTTACGCGCAGCTTCGGCACTACAGCCGCTCCAGGCTTCGCCGCAGCCTTCCCCGGCTGTGACAACTGAGGGCAAAGCTGCAGGCAATGGAAATGTGGAAGATACGGCCAACCGGAGCAAGGGGCAGCCGCCCTTTTTTAGCAGCCCGCTTGCCATTATTGTGGATAAACAAAATCACCGCCTGGCAGTCACCAGCGGAAATATCATTCTAAGGAACTATGCGGTTGGCCTTGGGGGCGAGAAGACGCCGGAAGGGGAGTTTGTGATCTCTGACAAGGTGGTCCATCCGAACGGGCATGACAACGGGGAGTTCGGCAGCCGCGGCATGCAGCTCTCGGACACCAATTATGCCATACATGGCACGAATGAGCCGGACAGCATCGGCAAGGATGAATCACTGGGCTGTATCCGGATGAAACGCGAGGATGTGGAGGAGCTGTTCGCAATGGTGCCGATGGGGACGAAGGTCCAAATTAGTAAAGGGGTTCTGCCTGACGAACTGCTGCTGCCCGATGAGCGTTACCCGTCCGGCACACCGCTGGATCAGACCAACCCCAACAAAGTCTACCATTGGCTCAATTAA
- a CDS encoding TlpA family protein disulfide reductase, translating into MKAVNKRNITVIAVIVFLAFLAIERTTRSEPEAVPAMEQQGSSKLESGAGKGQPAPAFTLQGVNGENYSVEGAREKAVLVNFWASWCEPCQEEAPALNALALKYKDVLDVYGINVTSQDYKPNAERFVRKYMLAFPVMYDLKGEIFDKYKGAVFPTNVLVDKNGVIAEVILGLLSPEELEKKIIALTGS; encoded by the coding sequence ATGAAAGCTGTGAATAAACGTAATATAACGGTTATAGCGGTCATTGTTTTCCTGGCTTTTCTGGCGATAGAGCGTACAACCCGGTCAGAGCCGGAAGCGGTCCCAGCCATGGAGCAGCAGGGAAGCTCCAAACTTGAAAGCGGAGCAGGTAAGGGCCAGCCGGCGCCCGCGTTCACCTTGCAGGGAGTAAATGGAGAAAACTACTCCGTTGAAGGGGCCAGAGAAAAAGCGGTGCTGGTGAATTTCTGGGCTTCCTGGTGTGAGCCCTGCCAAGAGGAGGCGCCTGCGCTGAATGCGCTGGCTTTGAAGTACAAAGATGTGCTCGACGTTTATGGGATCAACGTAACAAGCCAGGATTACAAGCCTAACGCGGAACGGTTTGTCAGGAAGTATATGCTGGCGTTTCCCGTTATGTATGATCTTAAAGGTGAGATTTTTGACAAATATAAAGGCGCTGTATTCCCCACCAATGTGCTAGTGGACAAAAACGGCGTCATCGCCGAGGTAATTCTCGGGCTCCTGTCCCCGGAAGAGCTTGAAAAGAAGATCATTGCCCTGACCGGTTCCTGA
- a CDS encoding RsmB/NOP family class I SAM-dependent RNA methyltransferase, whose amino-acid sequence MAVELPGTFMQRMEDMLGSDYEQFAESYQETPYGGIRANTLKIPVEELLVLSPFTLAPIPWCPSGFYTEAGARPGKHPYYHAGLYYIQEPSAMAPVELLGVQPGDRVLDLCAAPGGKSTQIAAKLQGEGLLVSNDLHPDRTKALAKNLELYGVRNGIVLNESPGRIAAAFPGFFDRILIDAPCSGEGMFRKDEDMVKQWEPETPLKYAAMQREILASAAAALKPGGTLVYSTCTFAVEENEGIIGEFLVSHPEFSLIPVGGTGSFAPGLGGLPGAARLWPHIVKGEGHFMAVLRHDGSSASPEEADAGLKQNERDKALPVSPRNKEGKAQASAKAAAARADGGRSGKGKRAAGKSGGAAPGRQSQELGEEAALAAYSVFAEEQLGWQPAGYPVLFGDHLYLSPLPKAALDGLKTIRPGWYTGHVRSGRFIPGHPLATALHSAESIRSLSLPGNSGEAVSYLKGETLSIPAERLSVRSGSSPKGYVLVCIDGYSAGWGKWQDGMLKNEYPAGWRWT is encoded by the coding sequence ATGGCAGTTGAGCTGCCCGGCACTTTTATGCAGCGCATGGAGGACATGCTGGGATCGGACTATGAGCAATTTGCGGAGTCGTACCAAGAGACTCCTTACGGGGGCATCCGTGCCAACACCTTAAAAATTCCGGTGGAGGAGCTGCTTGTGCTCTCCCCTTTTACACTTGCACCTATTCCTTGGTGCCCGTCCGGGTTCTATACGGAAGCCGGGGCAAGACCCGGCAAACATCCGTATTACCATGCCGGACTGTACTATATTCAGGAGCCCAGCGCAATGGCTCCGGTGGAACTGCTTGGGGTGCAGCCCGGCGACCGGGTGCTTGACTTATGTGCGGCTCCGGGCGGCAAATCCACACAGATTGCCGCCAAGCTCCAGGGCGAGGGGCTGCTGGTCAGCAATGACCTGCATCCGGACCGGACCAAGGCCCTGGCGAAAAATCTGGAGCTGTACGGTGTCCGCAACGGCATTGTGCTGAATGAAAGTCCCGGGCGGATTGCTGCGGCTTTTCCCGGATTTTTTGACCGCATCCTGATCGATGCGCCTTGCTCCGGAGAGGGTATGTTCCGCAAGGATGAAGATATGGTCAAGCAGTGGGAGCCGGAAACGCCGCTGAAATATGCGGCCATGCAGCGTGAAATTCTGGCTTCAGCGGCAGCAGCACTGAAGCCGGGAGGAACGCTCGTCTACTCCACGTGCACCTTTGCCGTAGAAGAGAATGAAGGCATCATCGGGGAGTTTTTAGTCAGCCATCCGGAGTTTTCGCTTATTCCTGTTGGCGGAACCGGATCGTTTGCGCCGGGCCTCGGCGGGCTGCCGGGAGCAGCCCGGCTGTGGCCGCATATAGTTAAGGGCGAGGGGCATTTTATGGCCGTATTGCGCCATGACGGAAGCAGTGCCTCCCCGGAAGAGGCCGATGCTGGTCTGAAGCAGAACGAGAGGGACAAGGCATTGCCGGTATCCCCGCGGAACAAAGAGGGTAAGGCGCAAGCCTCCGCCAAGGCCGCGGCTGCGAGGGCGGACGGCGGACGCAGCGGCAAAGGAAAGCGCGCCGCCGGCAAATCCGGCGGCGCTGCTCCCGGACGCCAGTCTCAGGAACTGGGAGAAGAGGCCGCATTAGCAGCATATTCCGTATTCGCCGAAGAACAGCTGGGCTGGCAGCCTGCCGGATATCCGGTGCTGTTTGGTGACCATCTGTATCTCTCGCCGCTGCCGAAGGCTGCGCTGGACGGGTTGAAGACAATTCGTCCCGGCTGGTATACCGGGCATGTCCGCAGCGGCCGGTTCATTCCCGGACATCCGCTCGCTACCGCGCTGCATTCTGCAGAAAGTATCCGCAGCCTTTCATTGCCGGGCAACAGCGGTGAAGCTGTCTCCTATCTGAAGGGCGAGACACTCTCGATCCCTGCGGAACGCTTATCGGTACGTTCCGGCAGCTCTCCGAAGGGTTATGTGCTGGTCTGTATCGACGGTTACAGCGCAGGCTGGGGCAAATGGCAGGACGGCATGCTGAAGAATGAATATCCCGCAGGCTGGAGGTGGACATAG
- a CDS encoding DUF309 domain-containing protein — MPKRTVCRMAYERLYLAYLVYFNRDRDYFECHEVLEELWLARDKDPLYKALLQTAVGLYHFRNNNVRGGLIMLSRAHEVLQRYPADALGINLAKLAREAGDYARKLETYAERPFGYYDLTIELLDPELAEEVAAAGRDIVPIHPQRRGPQRPDSSRRK; from the coding sequence ATGCCAAAAAGGACAGTCTGCCGGATGGCCTATGAACGGTTGTACCTGGCATACCTGGTCTATTTCAACCGGGACCGGGATTATTTTGAATGCCATGAGGTGCTTGAAGAGCTGTGGCTGGCCCGGGACAAGGACCCGCTCTATAAGGCGCTGCTGCAGACAGCGGTAGGACTGTACCATTTCCGCAATAACAACGTGCGCGGCGGCTTGATTATGCTGAGCCGGGCGCATGAGGTGCTGCAGCGGTATCCTGCGGATGCCCTTGGCATCAATCTTGCCAAGCTGGCCCGCGAGGCTGGCGATTACGCGCGAAAGCTCGAAACCTACGCGGAGCGGCCGTTCGGGTATTATGATCTGACGATTGAGCTGCTGGACCCCGAGCTTGCCGAGGAAGTGGCTGCTGCGGGCCGGGACATCGTTCCCATCCACCCGCAGCGCCGGGGGCCGCAGCGGCCGGATTCATCCCGCCGCAAATAA